A section of the Myxocyprinus asiaticus isolate MX2 ecotype Aquarium Trade chromosome 22, UBuf_Myxa_2, whole genome shotgun sequence genome encodes:
- the rnf145a gene encoding RING finger protein 145 — MAVKERVEAVLNVGLRIPSIMLLEVLYRWDVSSFFQKIQRSSLNNNPLFQYKYLALYLHYVGYILSLVLLTLPRQHLVQLYLYVLTALLLFAGHQISRDYVRSELESAYEGPLYLEPLSINRFTTALICQLVVCTLCSCVMQTKRIWLFSAHLLPLVARLCLVPLETIVFVNRFAMIFTGLEVIYFLASNLLVPFNLAKTAYRELAQLVEVYGLLALGMSLWNQLVLPVLFMCFWLVLFALQIYTYFSTRDQPTSRERLLFLFLTSIAECCCTPYSLLGLVFTVSFVALGVLTLCKFYLQGYRAFMNDNTMHRGMTEGITLLILAVQTGLIELQVIHRAFLLSIILFIVVASILQSMLEIADPIVLALGASRDKSLWKHFRAVSLCLFLLVFPAYMSYMICQFFHMDFWLLIIISSSILTSLQVLGTLLIYVLFMVEEFRKAPVENMDDVIYWVNGTYRLLEFLVALFVVAYGVSETVFGEWTVMGSTIVLIHSYYNVWLRAQLGWQSFLLRRDAVNKIKSLPTASHQQLQQHNDICSICYQDMTSAVITPCSHLFHAGCLKKWLYVQETCPLCHSQLKGSLQLSSSTEDAPLLETPLQPVGSLDPPQNPTTGSTLQDPQQDNTSQAPASEVAAELQEESDKKKTVPGGCGFPTCSSSG; from the exons ATGGCTGTAAAGGAACGGGTGGAGGCGGTGCTGAATGTGGGTCTGCGGATCCCCAGTATCATGTTGCTGGAGGTGCTGTACCGCTGGGATGTCAGCTCCTTCTTCCAGAAGATCCAGAGGAGCAGCCTCAACAATAACCCCCTATTCCAGTACAAGTACCTGGCCCTCTATCTGCACTATGTGG GCTACATTCTGAGTCTAGTTCTGCTAACTTTGCCCCGACAACACCTGGTGCAACTCTACCTGTATGTGCTCACTGCTCTGCTGCTGTTTGCTGGTCACCAGATTTCAAG GGACTATGTGCGCAGTGAGCTGGAGTCTGCCTACGAGGGTCCGCTATACCTGGAGCCTCTGTCCATCAACCGCTTCACTACTGCGCTCATCT gccagCTGGTGGTGTGTACTCTTTGCTCCTGTGTGATGCAGACCAAGCGCATTTGGCTGTTCTCAGCACACTTGCTCCCTCTGGTGGCAAGGCTATGCCTGGTCCCTTTGGAAACCATTGTTTTCGTGAATCGATTTGCCATGATTTTCACAGGCCTGGAAGTCATCTACTTTTTGGCCTCCAACCTACTGGTGCCATTTAACCTGGCTAAAACGGCATACCGGGAGCTTGCACAG CTGGTGGAGGTGTATGGGTTGCTGGCTCTCGGTATGTCTCTGTGGAATCAGTTAGTTCTGCCTGTGTTGTTTATGTGTTTCTGGCTGGTTCTGTTTGCCCTGCAAATCTACACATACTTCAGCACAAGAGATCAGCCCACATCCAGAGAAAGActgctctttctttttctcaccaG TATTGCAGAGTGCTGTTGTACTCCATACTCTCTGCTCGGTCTGGTCTTCACCGTGTCATTTGTTGCTTTGGGAGTGCTCACTCTGTGCAAGTTCTACCTGCAGGGCTACAGGGCGTTCATGAATGACAACACCATGCACAG gggcaTGACAGAAGGGATCACTCTTTTGATCCTCGCTGTACAGACCGGACTGATCGAGCTACAGGTCATCCATAGAGCCTTCCTTCTCAGCATCATCCTCTTCATTGTGGTGGCCTCCATCCTTCAGTCCATGCTGGAGATAGCTGATCCCATAGTGCTGGCACTGGGCGCCTCCAGAGACAA AAGTTTATGGAAGCACTTCCGTGCAGTTAGCCTGTGCTTGTTCCTGCTGGTGTTCCCAGCTTATATGTCCTACATGATCTGTCAGTTCTTCCATATGGACTTCTGGCTGCTTATCATCATCTCCTCCAGCATTCTGACCTCCCTGCAG GTGCTGGGCACACTGTTGATCTACGTGCTCTTCATGGTAGAGGAGTTCCGCAAGGCTCCAGTGGAGAACATGGATGATGTCATCTACTGGGTCAATGGCACCTACAGGCTGCTGGAGTTCCTGGTGGCCCTGTTCGTGGTGGCGTATGGCGTGTCGGAGACGGTGTTTGGGGAGTGGACTGTGATGGGCTCCACCATCGTGCTTATCCATTCCTACTACAATGTGTGGCTGAGGGCCCAGCTGGGCTGGCAGAGCTTCCTGCTCCGCAGAGATGCTGTCAACAAGATCAAGAGCCTGCCTACAGCTTCTCACCAGCAACTACAGCAGCACAATGACATCTGTTCCATCTGCTACCAG GACATGACGTCAGCTGTAATCACCCCCTGCAGTCACCTCTTCCATGCTGGCTGCTTGAAGAAGTGGCTGTATGTGCAGGAGACTTGCCCTCTTTGCCACAGCCAACTGAAAGGGTCATTACAGCTTAGCTCTTCAACAGAGGATGCCCCGCTACTGGAGACACCCTTACAGCCAGTGGGGAGTCTGGATCCTCCACAAAATCCAACAACAGGCTCAACCCTCCAGGATCCTCAGCAAGACAACACCTCCCAAGCTCCAGCCTCAGAGGTTGCGGCTGAGCTACAAGAGGAGAGTGATAAGAAGAAAACGGTACCTGGCGGCTGTGGGTTTCCTACCTGCTCCTCCTCAGGCTGA